The following are encoded together in the Humulus lupulus chromosome 5, drHumLupu1.1, whole genome shotgun sequence genome:
- the LOC133779192 gene encoding uncharacterized protein LOC133779192, with the protein MGVYRGFDRQVVWVHGFDWHIDGAKHMLRRRRQFYPGAYWQDVVVMNIMFSQVVPARYDAYQNAKEADKKRFLWDSDVISMITGIDNQFLASWKGVDTVYWCQNYLQAHWFAVEASISTWTLNVYDSDVTVISDKQLQSFMKSWSTLFPSLLLQSQLFKDDPRLTIPPGAKRCKEFNVHRMPVDSVPQTKVSGDCGVYAIKHIEHLLGRLPLDTICDDNMELFRNKWTIDLWYQNNSQELYFRARNFKVFSCFAKDPFASPKLFLFRISNLYPDMDSTNVFDLYSTPEAAAAPPSKKKTSKRHTGESNKAPQAKKAWNVGPSEDRPSATVTPPSPREQ; encoded by the exons atgggggTTTATAGGGGGTTCGATAGGCAGGTGGTTTGGGTTCATGGGTTCGATTGG catattgatgggGCCAAGCATATGCTACGTAGGCGTCGACAGTTCTATCCCGGGGCGTATTGGCAAGATGTtgttgtgatgaatattatgttctcacaagtggtaccggcccgttatgatgcatatcagaatgccaaggaagcggataagaaaaggtttttgtgggattcagatgtgatatcaatgattacgggaattgacaatcaatttctggcatcgtggaagggagtagacactgtatattggtgccagaactaccttcaagcgcattggtttgcagttgaagcctccatttctacttggactctgaatgtttatgattcGGACGTGACCgtgataagtgataaacaactgcaatcgtttatgaagtcatggtctactttgttcccatcgttgttattgcagtcacaacttttcaaggacgaccctcggttgacgattccacctggagctaaaagatgcaaagagttcaatgtgcaccgcatgccagttgattcagtaccccaaaccaaagtcag tggagattgtggtgtgtacgccatcaagcacatcgaacacttattgggtaggctaccacttGACACGATTTGCGATGACAACATGGAGTTGTTCAGAAACAAATGGACAATtgacttatggtatcagaat aactctcaagaactataTTTCAGAGCCCGGAACTTCAAGGTTTTCAGTTGCTTTGCTAAGGATCCTTTTGCAAGCCCAAAGCTATTCCTTTTCAGAATCTCCAATCTTTATCCAG ACATGGACTCCACCAATGTGTTCGATCTTTACAGCACCCCAGAGGCTGCCGCAGCtcctccaagcaagaagaaaaccagtAAGAGACATACTGGGGAGAGCAACAAAGcgcctcaggcgaagaaggccTGGAATGTAGGCCCTTCGGAGGACAGGCCCTCTGCCACTGTGACTCCGCCTTCTCCCCGCGAGCAGTAG